The following are encoded together in the Desulfobotulus mexicanus genome:
- a CDS encoding transposase: MTYPRSTLISLESTPWYHCVCRCVRRAFLCGKDKQSGMDFDHRRGWIAERIMELSAIFSIDVAAYAVMSNHYHIVLRVDENRALFWSDREVFTRWTQLFKGPDVVRRYLSETEDLSASDQLRLNELAGIYRSRLYDVSWFMRMLNESIARKANQEEGISGRFWEGRFKSQALLDEKAILAAMAYVDLNPVRAGMAETPETSDFTSIKERLDALKAKDACSSRPSVTLPDASPDTQLEKPRASLAPFDDLTDMAFAIPFGFHEYAELVDWTGRQLKRKKRGSICRKVPPLLKRIGLDAAVFVSSMDTLLEQFGTAVGDPEVLRMHCKLRGLRCMRGAGSEVFFDAA; this comes from the coding sequence ATGACCTATCCCCGATCCACCCTTATCAGCCTTGAAAGCACCCCATGGTATCACTGCGTCTGCCGCTGTGTCCGCAGGGCCTTTCTCTGTGGCAAGGACAAGCAATCCGGCATGGACTTTGACCACCGACGGGGCTGGATTGCAGAGCGTATCATGGAGCTTTCGGCCATCTTTTCCATTGATGTGGCGGCCTATGCGGTCATGAGTAACCACTACCACATCGTGCTGCGTGTGGATGAGAACCGTGCCCTTTTCTGGTCGGATCGTGAAGTCTTCACCCGCTGGACGCAGCTTTTCAAGGGGCCGGATGTGGTGAGACGTTACCTCTCAGAAACCGAAGACCTGAGCGCATCGGATCAGCTCAGGCTCAATGAGCTGGCTGGCATCTACCGAAGCCGCCTTTATGATGTTTCGTGGTTTATGAGGATGCTCAATGAGTCCATTGCAAGAAAAGCCAATCAGGAGGAAGGAATTTCCGGCAGATTCTGGGAGGGACGTTTCAAAAGTCAGGCCCTTCTCGATGAAAAGGCCATTCTGGCAGCCATGGCCTATGTGGATCTCAACCCTGTTCGTGCGGGCATGGCCGAAACCCCTGAAACCTCAGATTTTACGTCCATCAAGGAAAGGCTGGATGCCCTTAAGGCAAAGGATGCCTGTTCTTCTCGGCCTTCCGTCACACTACCGGATGCATCCCCGGATACTCAGCTGGAAAAACCGAGAGCTTCCCTTGCCCCCTTTGATGATCTCACGGATATGGCCTTTGCCATTCCCTTCGGTTTCCATGAATATGCAGAACTTGTGGACTGGACAGGAAGACAGCTTAAACGCAAAAAGCGGGGGAGTATCTGCCGTAAAGTCCCTCCCCTTCTCAAACGAATAGGCCTGGATGCTGCCGTTTTTGTATCTTCCATGGATACCCTTTTAGAGCAGTTCGGCACCGCCGTGGGAGATCCGGAAGTTTTAAGAATGCACTGCAAACTCAGAGGCCTGCGCTGTATGCGGGGTGCCGGTTCTGAAGTGTTTTTTGATGCGGCCTGA
- a CDS encoding type II toxin-antitoxin system Phd/YefM family antitoxin translates to MQIYTYSEARQKLAIVLDQAETSGKVLIRRKDGRTFALIPENISDSPLDIPTIKAKISTKEIVDIIREGRER, encoded by the coding sequence ATGCAAATTTACACATATTCAGAAGCAAGACAAAAGCTTGCGATTGTTCTCGATCAGGCTGAAACTTCCGGTAAAGTCCTCATTCGGAGAAAAGATGGTCGCACGTTTGCTTTAATTCCTGAAAATATTTCTGATTCCCCTCTGGACATTCCAACCATTAAAGCTAAAATTTCCACAAAGGAAATTGTTGATATTATTCGTGAAGGAAGGGAAAGGTAA
- a CDS encoding type II toxin-antitoxin system VapC family toxin, with the protein MSLAEAEKGLEIFKKIPIRYIETDFANAVTISQKTNIYAYDAYFLDCALRQKAPLLTLDSKLCAVAKSLKISTLEA; encoded by the coding sequence GTGAGTCTTGCAGAGGCCGAAAAAGGGCTTGAAATTTTTAAAAAAATTCCGATTCGGTATATTGAAACCGATTTTGCAAATGCCGTAACAATATCTCAAAAAACCAATATCTATGCCTATGATGCCTATTTTCTGGATTGTGCCTTAAGACAGAAAGCACCCTTACTGACATTGGACTCAAAGTTGTGTGCCGTTGCCAAAAGTCTAAAAATCTCAACACTGGAGGCATAA